A genomic segment from Pollutimonas thiosulfatoxidans encodes:
- a CDS encoding DUF4142 domain-containing protein, which produces MRYIAFFVLALLLAAPAAVSAQDSALADEDTRFLQEAAVSGIFEMQASQMALQSASQEQIKEFARQILIEHEAIDADLKRLASQHNVVLQVAMDGDRQGLLAELQQVTGADFDKKYTELVAVGEHEKAVALFTETAQQSERDDVKEFAASTVPVLQQHLDAARKLKGAAN; this is translated from the coding sequence ATGAGATATATAGCGTTTTTTGTCTTGGCGCTGTTGCTTGCTGCGCCGGCCGCAGTCAGTGCACAAGACAGCGCGCTGGCGGACGAAGATACACGCTTCCTGCAAGAGGCTGCGGTGTCCGGCATTTTCGAGATGCAGGCCAGCCAAATGGCTTTGCAAAGCGCCAGTCAGGAACAAATCAAGGAGTTCGCGCGGCAGATTTTGATAGAACACGAGGCTATTGACGCGGATCTGAAGCGCCTCGCATCCCAGCACAATGTTGTACTACAAGTCGCGATGGATGGGGATAGACAAGGTTTGCTGGCAGAGCTGCAGCAAGTGACAGGCGCCGATTTTGATAAGAAATATACCGAACTCGTAGCGGTTGGAGAGCACGAAAAGGCTGTGGCCCTGTTCACCGAAACGGCCCAGCAATCCGAACGCGACGATGTGAAGGAATTCGCCGCAAGTACCGTCCCCGTGCTGCAACAGCATCTGGATGCTGCCCGGAAACTGAAGGGCGCCGCCAACTAA
- a CDS encoding type II toxin-antitoxin system RelE/ParE family toxin: MTLYRIKHYLTVDGRNDQYLHWLSCLRDRRAQVAVIRRINRIEQGNFGDHKFCRDGVWELRIDVGSGYRVYYAHAGLRVVLLLCAGDKGRQNGDIHRAVRYWQDWQRRNNDDKQTT, encoded by the coding sequence ATGACCCTCTATCGGATCAAACACTACCTTACGGTCGACGGGCGGAACGATCAATACCTCCACTGGCTCAGTTGTCTCCGGGACCGTCGAGCACAGGTGGCGGTTATCCGGCGTATCAACCGGATCGAGCAAGGCAACTTTGGCGACCATAAGTTCTGTCGGGATGGCGTATGGGAGCTGCGAATCGACGTCGGTTCGGGCTACCGCGTGTATTACGCCCACGCCGGGCTACGCGTAGTCTTGCTGCTGTGCGCTGGCGATAAAGGCAGGCAGAACGGCGATATCCACCGAGCCGTACGTTATTGGCAGGACTGGCAACGGAGAAACAATGATGACAAGCAGACTACATGA
- a CDS encoding LysR family transcriptional regulator — MIELRHLKYFVAVAEHLHFALAAEALGISPPTLTVQIQQLERRLQARLFARTKRAVSLTAAGEAFLAEAQLALRQVERTINVGQLAGRGQLGRIEIGYVGSAAYSGVLQQQLRLFRRAFPQVLVTVREQPMARLPELLKDGQVDIAFVRLPIVLDRSLRSQVVLRDRYCVALPAEHRLASASGPVKSRELATETFIVPEQDSGTKEVSRRGRFALDAPSRPGSLLQVLTEVSFGAGVAIVPDILQGALDMPNVVFKPLAGEPINSEVAAVYRGFERSPVVKNLIEQLLRTSIA, encoded by the coding sequence TTGATCGAGCTTAGACACTTGAAGTACTTCGTTGCCGTTGCCGAGCACTTGCACTTTGCACTCGCAGCCGAAGCTTTGGGCATATCGCCGCCCACGCTCACCGTCCAGATCCAACAGCTGGAACGCCGGCTGCAGGCACGCTTGTTCGCCCGCACCAAGCGGGCGGTCAGCCTGACCGCTGCCGGCGAGGCGTTTCTGGCAGAAGCGCAACTGGCGCTGCGTCAGGTTGAGCGCACTATCAACGTGGGCCAGTTGGCAGGACGCGGGCAACTCGGACGTATCGAAATCGGCTATGTGGGCTCGGCGGCGTACTCGGGAGTATTACAGCAGCAGCTACGGCTGTTCAGGCGGGCGTTTCCGCAGGTGTTGGTTACGGTAAGAGAGCAGCCCATGGCACGCTTGCCCGAGCTCTTGAAGGACGGGCAAGTCGACATCGCTTTCGTGCGCCTGCCTATCGTGTTGGATCGTTCACTGCGCTCGCAAGTGGTCCTGCGCGACCGCTATTGCGTAGCCCTGCCGGCCGAGCACAGGCTTGCTTCGGCATCAGGGCCGGTCAAGTCGCGCGAGCTGGCGACTGAAACCTTTATCGTTCCGGAGCAAGACAGCGGCACCAAAGAGGTCAGCCGACGCGGGCGCTTTGCCTTGGATGCGCCCAGCAGGCCAGGCAGCTTGCTGCAAGTGCTTACGGAGGTTTCGTTCGGCGCGGGCGTTGCCATTGTGCCGGACATTCTGCAAGGCGCGTTGGATATGCCTAATGTGGTCTTCAAGCCGTTGGCGGGCGAACCGATCAACTCGGAGGTGGCTGCTGTCTATCGCGGTTTCGAACGATCGCCCGTGGTCAAGAACCTGATCGAGCAGCTACTGCGCACTTCCATCGCTTAG
- a CDS encoding GlxA family transcriptional regulator has protein sequence MHASTHNDEEAAVSARTIVLIAFDGVEVIDVAGPASVFSKAEELQPGSYVLQLASPDGGTVTTNSGVTFAATKPLDELPTAIDTLIVAGGDEPAVRAVIAQGHIGRWLVHVAPQTRRMASVCSGAFALAAAGLLDGREATTHWRVCEMLQALRPQVRVQRERIYVHDGPVWTSAGVTTGIELALALVEDDLGHEAAMAIARTLALPMLRGASQPQLSPALQAQGPASHRLRELVAWISMHPQDDLSVQTLARLAMMSPRHFARAFSAEIGCTPARFVEQTRVAIAEQLLRQTRWPQQRVAERSGFGSVDALQRAFMRRHGVPPTAFRNSDGLSDGSAQ, from the coding sequence ATGCACGCCTCCACCCACAACGACGAAGAAGCCGCAGTTTCTGCCAGAACAATTGTTCTGATCGCGTTCGACGGCGTCGAGGTCATCGACGTGGCCGGGCCGGCCAGCGTGTTCAGCAAAGCGGAGGAACTGCAACCGGGCAGCTATGTGCTGCAACTGGCATCTCCTGACGGCGGCACAGTCACTACAAACAGCGGCGTCACCTTCGCCGCCACCAAGCCGCTCGACGAACTACCTACGGCCATCGATACGCTGATCGTCGCCGGTGGAGACGAGCCGGCCGTCCGCGCCGTCATCGCGCAAGGGCATATCGGCCGCTGGCTGGTCCACGTAGCGCCGCAAACCCGGCGGATGGCGAGCGTGTGCAGCGGCGCATTCGCATTGGCTGCGGCAGGCTTGCTGGATGGCCGCGAAGCAACCACACATTGGCGGGTCTGCGAAATGCTCCAGGCGCTGCGGCCTCAGGTCCGCGTGCAACGTGAGCGGATCTACGTACACGATGGCCCGGTATGGACATCGGCCGGGGTGACGACCGGCATCGAATTGGCCTTGGCCCTGGTGGAAGACGACTTGGGGCATGAGGCGGCGATGGCGATTGCCCGCACACTGGCACTGCCCATGTTGCGTGGCGCCAGTCAACCCCAGCTAAGCCCAGCGCTACAGGCCCAAGGACCGGCCAGCCACCGTCTGCGCGAGCTGGTGGCGTGGATCAGCATGCACCCGCAGGACGACCTGTCCGTACAAACGCTTGCGCGACTCGCCATGATGAGCCCCCGACACTTTGCGCGGGCCTTTTCAGCCGAGATAGGCTGTACACCAGCACGTTTCGTCGAACAGACGCGCGTAGCCATCGCTGAACAACTCCTGCGTCAGACGCGATGGCCCCAGCAGCGCGTTGCTGAGCGCAGTGGCTTTGGTTCGGTCGATGCACTGCAACGCGCATTCATGCGACGGCACGGAGTACCCCCCACCGCCTTTCGTAACAGCGACGGCCTAAGCGATGGAAGTGCGCAGTAG
- a CDS encoding helix-turn-helix domain-containing transcriptional regulator → MTSRLHDEAMAELYRNDPTLALDVINSILEDGDQAELLTVLRQLAQAFGGVQAVAEQAHLNPTQLYRTLSPKGNPALSSLAAILKAMGLRLAVQPLDPSAPARVA, encoded by the coding sequence ATGACAAGCAGACTACATGATGAAGCCATGGCTGAGTTGTATCGCAACGACCCGACACTGGCCCTTGATGTGATCAACAGCATTCTCGAAGACGGCGACCAGGCGGAGTTGTTGACAGTACTGCGCCAACTCGCCCAGGCGTTCGGTGGTGTACAAGCGGTAGCTGAGCAAGCCCATCTCAATCCGACGCAGTTATATCGGACCCTATCACCTAAAGGTAATCCTGCCTTGAGCAGTTTGGCCGCCATTCTTAAGGCGATGGGGCTGCGATTGGCGGTGCAGCCTCTGGACCCATCAGCACCTGCTCGTGTAGCTTGA
- a CDS encoding DUF445 domain-containing protein has product MRPSYLPPNALDPRRTALRRMKIGAAALLVAMICGFITSHLMGGQGMWAWVRAFCEAATVGALADWFAVVALFRHPLGLPIPHTAIIPENKERIADNLATFVRDHFLEPETLLEKLKVFDPAGRLGLWLSEPAQARQLSEAARQVAVQVLDLLDESAVRKVIQEFVTTTLQRWDAGRTAGDIFGLLTRDGRHQRLLDQALQRLATYLDSEEVKQRASDLLLKHARKEWPRVVGAVGLVSSTDVMADKLADKLARALVNELHDILAQPDHPVRRDYEAWVSDYIERLGTDPDVAAQVEALKQRIIANPQVQDYVQNLWTEIHAALRRDLAAPESRLCRHLEKALLAMGRKLAQEPTLREAINNHVLSGAQRLTETLRSGVTEHISRTVKNWDERHLVDELELSIGRDLQYIRYNGTLVGGLIGVLLHGIVLLLNP; this is encoded by the coding sequence ATGCGGCCCTCTTACCTTCCCCCCAACGCGCTGGACCCCCGACGTACCGCCTTGCGCCGCATGAAGATAGGCGCCGCCGCGCTGTTGGTGGCGATGATTTGCGGATTCATCACCAGCCACCTCATGGGCGGCCAGGGGATGTGGGCATGGGTGCGCGCATTCTGTGAAGCGGCAACGGTCGGCGCGCTGGCCGACTGGTTCGCAGTCGTAGCGTTATTTCGCCACCCGCTGGGCTTGCCCATCCCCCACACCGCGATCATTCCGGAAAACAAGGAACGCATCGCCGACAACCTTGCGACTTTCGTACGCGATCACTTTCTTGAGCCCGAAACCTTGCTGGAGAAACTGAAAGTATTCGACCCCGCCGGCCGGCTTGGGCTCTGGCTGAGCGAACCCGCCCAGGCGCGCCAGCTTAGCGAAGCTGCTCGACAAGTGGCCGTTCAGGTGCTGGATCTGCTGGACGAGTCTGCCGTACGCAAGGTGATCCAGGAGTTCGTCACCACCACCCTGCAACGCTGGGACGCCGGACGCACCGCCGGCGACATATTTGGACTGCTTACCCGCGACGGCAGGCACCAGCGTCTGTTGGATCAGGCGCTACAACGCCTGGCGACTTATCTGGACAGCGAGGAGGTCAAGCAGCGGGCCTCCGACCTGCTGCTCAAGCACGCCCGTAAGGAATGGCCACGCGTTGTCGGCGCGGTAGGCCTGGTCTCATCCACCGATGTCATGGCCGATAAGCTGGCCGACAAACTGGCGCGGGCGCTGGTTAACGAATTGCACGACATCCTGGCGCAGCCCGATCACCCGGTGCGTCGCGACTACGAAGCATGGGTAAGCGACTACATCGAGCGGCTGGGAACCGACCCCGACGTGGCGGCGCAGGTGGAAGCGCTGAAGCAGCGCATTATTGCTAACCCGCAAGTGCAGGACTACGTGCAGAACCTATGGACTGAGATTCATGCAGCGCTGCGGCGCGACCTCGCCGCGCCGGAATCCCGCTTGTGCCGTCATCTGGAAAAAGCCCTGCTGGCAATGGGACGCAAGCTGGCCCAGGAGCCTACCTTGCGCGAGGCCATCAACAACCACGTGCTTTCAGGTGCCCAGCGGCTTACCGAGACCTTGCGCAGCGGCGTGACCGAGCATATATCGCGCACCGTCAAGAATTGGGACGAGCGCCACCTGGTCGACGAACTGGAGCTGAGCATAGGCCGCGATCTTCAGTACATCCGCTATAACGGCACCCTGGTGGGCGGACTGATAGGGGTGCTGCTGCATGGCATCGTGCTGCTGTTGAACCCCTGA
- a CDS encoding DJ-1/PfpI family protein, which produces MFSSISGRLAALSIAVFFLAGYGVAASFAATGNDGADAAKHKQAFIEAMAPQGTQRQVIAIVALNQGTEMTDLLVPHAVLKRADIADIQMVAPRRGPVTLYPALQVQATQDFAGFDQLHPQGADYVIVPAMEPDNDPAVMAWLQRQAQWGARIIAVCSGARVAGQAGLLDGRRFAGHWYDRSTLQERHPGAVHVPDRRYLADRGVATTTGITASVPTMLALVAALGGPDKAARLAEELGVEYWGPAHDSDAFGVNFSRGFEYALNKAAFWRDRESAIDVSDGMDDIALALAADAWSRTGHVRVVAASPSGPVTLRSGLILDARPGDHDMPRLPLAKNIKPVRQLDAALSEIAARYGDARRDWVMQEMEYSGAIR; this is translated from the coding sequence ATGTTTTCATCAATATCAGGCAGGTTGGCAGCACTAAGTATTGCAGTATTTTTCCTCGCGGGCTATGGCGTAGCGGCCTCTTTTGCGGCTACGGGCAATGACGGCGCCGACGCCGCCAAGCACAAGCAAGCCTTCATCGAGGCCATGGCGCCGCAAGGCACACAACGCCAGGTAATTGCTATCGTGGCCCTAAACCAGGGTACCGAAATGACCGACCTGCTAGTGCCTCATGCGGTCCTCAAGCGCGCCGATATTGCAGACATACAGATGGTGGCTCCTCGCCGCGGGCCGGTCACCCTATACCCAGCATTGCAGGTCCAGGCTACGCAGGACTTCGCAGGCTTCGACCAGTTGCACCCGCAAGGTGCCGACTACGTGATCGTGCCGGCCATGGAGCCCGACAACGATCCCGCGGTCATGGCCTGGCTGCAACGGCAGGCTCAATGGGGGGCGCGCATCATCGCCGTTTGTTCCGGAGCACGGGTCGCGGGGCAGGCCGGACTATTGGACGGCCGCCGCTTTGCCGGCCATTGGTACGACCGCAGCACCTTGCAGGAGCGCCACCCCGGTGCCGTCCACGTGCCTGATCGGCGCTACCTTGCAGACCGCGGCGTTGCCACTACGACCGGCATCACGGCTTCGGTGCCCACCATGCTCGCCTTGGTAGCGGCTCTGGGCGGACCCGACAAGGCGGCTCGCCTGGCAGAGGAATTAGGCGTGGAATACTGGGGGCCTGCTCACGACAGCGACGCCTTTGGTGTGAATTTCTCGCGTGGCTTTGAATACGCTCTGAACAAGGCGGCATTCTGGCGCGACCGGGAGAGTGCCATCGACGTAAGCGATGGCATGGACGACATCGCACTGGCCCTGGCTGCCGATGCTTGGTCACGCACCGGCCATGTACGGGTCGTTGCCGCGTCGCCATCCGGGCCAGTCACCCTGCGCAGCGGCCTGATATTGGATGCTCGACCTGGCGATCACGATATGCCGCGATTGCCGCTGGCGAAGAACATCAAGCCGGTACGGCAGTTGGACGCCGCCTTGTCGGAAATCGCGGCCCGCTACGGCGATGCCCGTCGGGACTGGGTGATGCAGGAAATGGAATACTCGGGCGCTATCCGTTAG
- a CDS encoding MFS transporter has product MSTLALPATRYNKTAVLLTASAGCAMPVLDTNVVGIVLPTIAGDLNASLADVAWVVSTYVLCFAALLLPAGSVADRYGRKRVFVGGILVFMLASLGCGLAPNIPVLYIMRAIQGAGAAFLLAPALAIIAHTFHEESARIRAWATWGGIMGLMMAVSPLVGGAVGTWLGWRWAFFINAPICAVLALAVFKTIAESRDPTPRRLDLPGMALFTAGMFLVTRSLIVGPERGWLSSDVMTGLLASVLVFSAFAIVERRRVHPMLDLAVFRSRAFAAAVLAMFAYAASAQVMAVLLPMYLQNARGATAMQAGVGMLPFAVAMMLLPYAGRALGKHWASWKILTLGLLVVALGNLLMMWAASAGGLPLLVVAMAVLGSGGGLLNGETQRAIMATIPREKAGMASGISTTARFSGVLLGFASLAGVMSAGVSATSQEQTVLPDYSRLAYAAGYADAFLLAALIALLSAIIVRACMGSPVKN; this is encoded by the coding sequence ATGTCCACACTCGCACTTCCTGCCACCCGCTATAACAAGACTGCAGTACTGCTCACCGCGTCGGCAGGTTGCGCCATGCCCGTGCTGGACACCAACGTCGTAGGCATCGTGTTGCCGACCATAGCCGGCGACCTGAACGCATCGCTTGCCGATGTCGCCTGGGTAGTCAGTACTTACGTGCTTTGCTTTGCCGCCCTGCTGCTGCCTGCAGGTTCAGTCGCGGATCGCTATGGCCGCAAGCGGGTGTTCGTGGGCGGCATCCTGGTTTTCATGCTGGCATCGCTGGGCTGCGGCCTTGCACCCAATATTCCGGTCCTGTACATCATGCGGGCTATACAGGGCGCCGGCGCCGCCTTTCTGCTTGCCCCGGCGTTGGCCATCATCGCACATACCTTCCATGAGGAATCCGCGCGTATCCGCGCGTGGGCCACCTGGGGTGGCATCATGGGGCTGATGATGGCCGTTTCGCCATTGGTAGGCGGAGCCGTCGGCACTTGGCTGGGCTGGCGCTGGGCCTTCTTTATCAACGCGCCGATATGCGCCGTGCTGGCGCTGGCCGTATTTAAAACCATAGCGGAATCCCGCGATCCCACGCCACGAAGGCTGGACCTTCCCGGCATGGCGCTATTCACCGCCGGCATGTTCCTGGTCACCCGCAGCCTGATTGTGGGGCCCGAGCGCGGCTGGCTAAGCAGCGACGTCATGACAGGCCTGCTTGCCAGTGTCCTGGTTTTTTCGGCGTTTGCTATCGTGGAGCGGCGACGCGTCCACCCCATGCTGGACCTTGCCGTGTTCCGATCGCGCGCTTTCGCCGCGGCGGTCCTGGCCATGTTCGCGTACGCGGCCAGTGCGCAAGTCATGGCGGTGCTATTGCCCATGTATCTGCAAAACGCGCGGGGGGCGACCGCTATGCAAGCTGGTGTCGGGATGCTGCCTTTTGCCGTTGCCATGATGCTACTGCCTTACGCTGGCCGTGCTTTGGGCAAGCACTGGGCTTCCTGGAAAATCCTGACACTGGGCCTGCTGGTAGTCGCCTTGGGCAATCTGCTGATGATGTGGGCGGCAAGCGCCGGCGGCCTGCCCTTGCTGGTTGTGGCCATGGCGGTTCTGGGCAGCGGCGGCGGCCTGCTTAACGGCGAAACGCAACGGGCCATCATGGCCACCATACCGCGCGAAAAAGCCGGCATGGCTTCAGGCATCAGCACCACAGCGCGCTTCAGCGGCGTGCTGCTGGGCTTCGCCAGCTTGGCGGGAGTGATGTCGGCTGGCGTCAGTGCCACAAGCCAGGAACAAACAGTGCTGCCGGACTATTCTCGGCTGGCCTATGCGGCAGGTTACGCGGACGCCTTTCTATTGGCAGCACTGATTGCGCTCCTCTCGGCCATTATTGTCCGCGCCTGCATGGGGTCGCCCGTGAAAAACTAG